A part of Bacillus thuringiensis genomic DNA contains:
- the ligA gene encoding NAD-dependent DNA ligase LigA, translating to MSKEIAKQRIEEIRDLLNTFNYQYHVLDNPSVSDAEYDRNMQELIKLEAENPEFMSEDSPSIRVGGTVLDIFEKVTHKSPMLSLGNAFNEGDLRDFDRRVRQGIDDVNVRYICELKIDGLAVSLHYEKGRFIQGATRGDGVTGEDITQNLKTIKAIPLRLNEEVTLEARGEAYMPKRSFVKLNEEKEQNGEDVFANPRNAAAGSIRQLDPKIAAKRNLSMFVYGLANVEEKTIPSHSESLDFLGKLGFKTNPNRRTCETIEEVIAYVEEWQEKRPHLDYEIDGIVIKVDDVALQESLGTTAKSPRWAIAYKFPAEEVVTRLTGIELSVGRTGVVTPTAELEPVRVAGTIVRRASLHNEDLIREKDIRIGDYVVVKKAGDIIPEVVNVIFDKRTGEEEEYHMPTHCPACESELVRLEEEVALRCINPTCPAQIREGLIHFVSRNAMNIDGLGERVITQLFDADYIRTFADLYSLTKEQLLQLERFGEKSATNLVQAIENSKDNSLERLLFGLGIRHVGAKAARTFAEHFETMDALVKATEEELKAINEIGEKMAQSIVTYFDNEDVLELLQQFKEYGVNMAYKGIKIADLQNVESYFAGKTIVLTGKLEVMGRSEAKKKIEALGGKVTGSVSKSTDLVVAGEAAGSKLAQAEKHNVEVWNEERFLQELNK from the coding sequence ATGTCAAAAGAGATAGCAAAACAACGTATAGAAGAAATACGTGATTTGTTAAATACATTTAACTATCAGTATCACGTATTAGACAATCCTTCTGTTTCTGATGCGGAGTATGACCGTAATATGCAGGAGCTTATAAAATTAGAAGCAGAGAATCCAGAGTTTATGAGTGAAGACTCTCCCTCCATTCGCGTTGGGGGAACTGTTCTTGATATATTTGAAAAAGTAACACATAAGTCACCGATGTTAAGTCTAGGGAATGCATTTAACGAAGGAGATTTACGTGATTTCGACCGACGAGTACGCCAAGGAATTGATGATGTGAATGTAAGATATATATGCGAATTAAAAATTGACGGACTCGCTGTTTCACTTCATTATGAAAAAGGACGCTTTATTCAAGGGGCAACACGTGGTGATGGTGTAACAGGTGAAGATATTACCCAAAATTTAAAAACGATTAAAGCAATCCCACTTCGTTTAAATGAAGAAGTAACGTTAGAAGCACGAGGCGAAGCTTATATGCCGAAGCGTTCATTCGTTAAGTTAAATGAAGAAAAAGAGCAAAATGGTGAAGATGTATTTGCGAATCCGCGTAATGCAGCAGCAGGTTCAATTCGCCAACTTGATCCAAAAATTGCAGCGAAGCGTAACTTATCTATGTTTGTGTACGGTCTTGCGAATGTAGAAGAAAAAACAATTCCATCACATAGTGAATCGCTTGATTTCTTAGGGAAACTTGGATTTAAAACAAATCCAAATCGTCGCACATGTGAAACAATCGAAGAAGTTATAGCTTATGTAGAGGAATGGCAAGAAAAACGTCCGCACCTTGATTATGAGATTGATGGAATCGTTATAAAAGTAGATGATGTTGCTCTTCAAGAAAGTTTAGGAACTACAGCAAAGAGCCCAAGATGGGCAATTGCTTATAAATTCCCGGCTGAAGAAGTTGTAACAAGATTAACCGGTATTGAATTAAGTGTTGGTCGCACAGGAGTTGTAACACCGACCGCAGAGCTAGAGCCAGTGCGAGTGGCTGGTACTATCGTTCGTCGTGCTTCTTTACATAACGAAGATTTAATTCGTGAAAAGGACATTCGAATTGGTGACTACGTTGTTGTGAAGAAGGCCGGAGATATTATTCCTGAAGTTGTGAACGTTATTTTTGATAAGCGTACTGGTGAGGAAGAAGAATATCATATGCCAACGCATTGCCCAGCATGTGAGAGTGAACTAGTTCGTTTAGAAGAAGAGGTAGCACTTCGTTGTATAAATCCAACTTGTCCGGCTCAAATTCGAGAAGGATTAATCCATTTCGTTTCAAGAAATGCAATGAATATTGATGGACTTGGAGAACGTGTCATTACACAACTCTTTGATGCTGATTATATTCGTACATTTGCTGATTTATATTCATTGACGAAAGAGCAATTATTGCAGCTAGAACGGTTTGGTGAAAAATCAGCAACGAATTTAGTACAAGCAATTGAGAATTCTAAAGACAACTCATTAGAGAGATTATTATTTGGTCTTGGTATTCGCCATGTCGGAGCGAAAGCAGCACGTACATTTGCAGAGCATTTCGAAACGATGGATGCACTTGTGAAAGCGACGGAAGAAGAACTAAAAGCAATTAACGAGATTGGTGAAAAAATGGCTCAATCTATCGTGACATATTTTGATAATGAAGACGTATTAGAGCTATTACAACAATTTAAAGAGTATGGCGTGAACATGGCATACAAAGGGATAAAAATTGCTGATTTACAAAACGTTGAGTCGTACTTCGCAGGAAAAACTATCGTTTTAACAGGGAAATTAGAAGTTATGGGACGTAGTGAAGCGAAGAAGAAGATTGAGGCATTAGGTGGAAAAGTAACAGGAAGTGTTAGTAAAAGTACGGATTTAGTTGTTGCAGGTGAAGCGGCAGGTTCGAAATTAGCGCAAGCGGAGAAGCATAATGTTGAGGTTTGGAATGAAGAGAGGTTCTTACAAGAGCTAAATAAGTAA
- a CDS encoding CamS family sex pheromone protein, protein MKKIALAVLSLGLLISGCSAGADKEEKVAEKSGKAKNQAIVPKYSISDEYYKATIPFEAGAARGLVVQGVSNRLDIDEFETGLMRIAKESFSTKDHFFKGGSALDAQNLQMLVKRKRTDAEQKELEDKLKKDAVKFPNIGLNPALGGGTESLEEKNKKNPIYISNILEHDYYVKKGEKDELQGIVVGLAMNSVHYYEEEHGYPREAKIEQEKMLAEGKKMAQEVLKFMHQEQPYTKTVPITFAIYRQAPKSSLVPGNFVSYANVEKGSETVEDWKQINEKYYLFPSEQAKTDNKREDLARVSNFKEKLSDYFQGDYTAVIGTGMYRDDELREIKLDIPVQFNGKAEIIGFTQYVAGLITEYFPNYMKVQVTVKSVERPEAIIIREAKQDEPFVKILD, encoded by the coding sequence ATGAAAAAAATAGCATTAGCGGTATTAAGCCTTGGCCTACTTATAAGTGGGTGTAGTGCAGGTGCCGATAAAGAGGAAAAAGTGGCTGAGAAATCGGGGAAAGCAAAAAATCAAGCAATCGTCCCAAAGTATTCTATTTCGGATGAATATTATAAGGCGACTATTCCATTTGAAGCAGGAGCTGCACGTGGGTTAGTTGTACAAGGAGTAAGTAATCGTCTTGATATAGATGAATTTGAAACAGGATTAATGCGTATTGCGAAAGAGTCCTTTAGTACGAAAGATCATTTCTTTAAAGGTGGAAGTGCTCTAGATGCTCAAAATTTGCAGATGCTTGTTAAAAGAAAGCGTACAGATGCTGAACAGAAGGAATTAGAGGACAAATTAAAAAAAGATGCAGTTAAATTTCCAAACATCGGGTTAAACCCAGCTTTAGGTGGAGGAACTGAATCATTAGAGGAAAAAAATAAAAAAAATCCAATATATATTTCAAATATTTTAGAGCATGATTATTATGTGAAAAAAGGCGAAAAAGATGAACTTCAAGGCATTGTAGTTGGTTTAGCGATGAATTCAGTTCATTATTACGAGGAAGAGCATGGTTATCCGCGTGAGGCTAAAATCGAGCAAGAGAAAATGTTAGCTGAAGGGAAAAAGATGGCGCAAGAAGTTTTGAAATTTATGCATCAAGAACAGCCTTACACAAAAACTGTCCCGATAACATTTGCGATTTATCGTCAGGCTCCAAAGTCTTCGCTCGTACCAGGTAACTTTGTCTCTTATGCGAATGTAGAAAAAGGTAGTGAAACGGTTGAAGATTGGAAACAAATTAATGAGAAATATTATTTGTTCCCATCTGAACAAGCGAAAACGGATAATAAACGTGAAGATCTGGCGAGAGTATCAAACTTTAAAGAGAAACTAAGCGATTATTTCCAAGGCGACTATACAGCTGTTATCGGTACTGGTATGTATAGAGACGATGAATTAAGAGAAATAAAGCTTGATATTCCTGTCCAATTTAATGGGAAAGCAGAAATAATTGGCTTTACACAATATGTAGCCGGACTTATTACGGAATACTTCCCGAATTATATGAAGGTGCAAGTAACGGTTAAATCTGTAGAACGCCCTGAAGCGATTATTATACGTGAAGCGAAGCAAGATGAACCATTTGTGAAAATTTTAGATTAA
- a CDS encoding TSUP family transporter: protein MDELSFQVIILLIAFGFLAAFIDSVVGGGGLISLPALMFVGLPPASAIATNKLAATMGTFTSAIYFIRSGKVDFKIVGKLIPLTIIGAVAGALVVKFIPPDILRPLVLVMLVFIAIYIIAKKDWGSASTYKKMTKRKTLIFFFVILMIGFYDGFFGPGTGSFLIFAFLLIGLDFIQAAASGKLLNFVSNIVSLITFLFLDVIHFEYGIIMGLSMIFGAYFGSKFAVQKGVGYVRTLFLLVTILLIGKNILEYTHIL from the coding sequence ATGGACGAATTAAGTTTTCAAGTCATTATTTTATTAATTGCATTCGGCTTTTTAGCAGCTTTTATTGATTCAGTTGTTGGCGGTGGAGGATTAATTTCGCTTCCTGCACTTATGTTTGTTGGTTTACCACCAGCTTCGGCAATTGCAACAAATAAATTAGCGGCAACGATGGGGACGTTTACGAGTGCAATTTATTTTATTCGATCAGGAAAGGTCGATTTTAAAATTGTAGGAAAGTTAATCCCGTTAACTATTATAGGGGCGGTCGCAGGCGCTTTAGTAGTAAAGTTTATTCCGCCGGATATTTTACGGCCGTTAGTGCTTGTAATGTTGGTGTTTATTGCCATTTATATTATTGCAAAAAAGGATTGGGGAAGTGCATCTACCTATAAGAAGATGACGAAAAGAAAAACATTAATATTTTTCTTTGTTATTTTAATGATAGGGTTTTACGATGGATTTTTTGGACCAGGGACAGGATCCTTTTTAATTTTTGCATTTTTATTAATTGGTTTGGATTTTATTCAAGCGGCAGCATCTGGAAAACTTTTGAACTTTGTTAGTAATATTGTATCTTTAATTACTTTTTTATTTTTAGACGTAATTCATTTTGAATACGGTATTATTATGGGATTGTCGATGATTTTTGGCGCTTATTTTGGATCGAAGTTTGCAGTCCAAAAAGGTGTTGGATATGTAAGGACTTTATTTTTGTTAGTAACTATTTTATTGATTGGAAAAAACATTTTGGAATATACTCATATTTTGTAG
- the pruA gene encoding L-glutamate gamma-semialdehyde dehydrogenase produces MVVAYKHEPFTDFSVEANKLAFEEGLKKVESYLGQDYPLIIGGEKITTEDKIVSVNPANKEELVGRVSKASRELAEKAMQVADETFQTWRKSKPEMRADILFRAAAIVRRRKHEFSAILVKEAGKPWNEADADTAEAIDFMEYYGRQMLKLKDGIPVESRPIEYNRFSYIPLGVGVIISPWNFPFAIMAGMTTAALVSGNTVLLKPASTTPVVAAKFMEVLEEAGLPAGVVNFVPGNGSEVGDYLVDHPRTRFVSFTGSRDVGIRIYERAAKVNPGQIWLKRVIAEMGGKDTIVVDKEADLELAAKSIVASAFGFSGQKCSACSRAVIHEDVYDYVLNRAVELTKELTVANPAVLGTNMGPVNDQAAFDKVMSYVAIGKEEGRILAGGEGDDSKGWFIQPTIVADVAEDARLMKEEIFGPVVAFCKAKDFDHALAIANNTEYGLTGAVVTNNRDHIEKAREEFHVGNLYFNRGCTGAIVGYQPFGGFNMSGTDSKAGGPDYLALHMQAKTTSETL; encoded by the coding sequence ATGGTAGTAGCATACAAACATGAGCCATTTACAGATTTTTCAGTGGAGGCTAACAAATTAGCGTTTGAAGAAGGTTTAAAGAAAGTAGAATCTTATCTTGGACAAGACTATCCATTAATTATTGGGGGAGAAAAAATCACTACAGAAGACAAAATTGTTTCTGTAAACCCTGCAAATAAAGAGGAACTTGTTGGTCGCGTTTCAAAAGCAAGCCGTGAGTTAGCTGAAAAAGCAATGCAAGTAGCGGATGAAACATTCCAAACTTGGAGAAAATCAAAGCCAGAAATGCGTGCAGACATTTTATTCCGCGCTGCAGCAATCGTTCGTCGCAGAAAGCATGAATTCTCTGCTATTCTTGTAAAAGAAGCAGGTAAACCATGGAATGAGGCAGATGCTGATACAGCGGAAGCAATCGATTTTATGGAATATTATGGTCGTCAAATGTTAAAATTAAAAGACGGTATTCCAGTAGAAAGCCGTCCAATTGAATATAATCGTTTCTCTTACATTCCATTAGGAGTAGGTGTTATCATTTCTCCTTGGAACTTCCCATTTGCAATTATGGCAGGTATGACAACAGCTGCTTTAGTTTCTGGTAACACAGTATTACTAAAACCAGCTAGTACAACTCCTGTAGTAGCAGCGAAATTCATGGAAGTATTAGAAGAAGCTGGCTTACCAGCTGGCGTAGTAAACTTCGTTCCAGGTAATGGTTCTGAAGTTGGTGACTACTTAGTAGATCACCCTCGTACACGTTTCGTGAGCTTCACTGGATCTCGTGATGTAGGTATCCGTATTTATGAGCGTGCAGCGAAAGTTAACCCAGGCCAAATTTGGTTAAAACGCGTTATTGCTGAAATGGGTGGTAAAGATACAATCGTTGTGGATAAAGAAGCAGATCTTGAATTAGCAGCTAAATCTATCGTTGCATCAGCATTCGGATTCTCAGGACAAAAATGTTCTGCATGTTCTCGTGCAGTAATCCATGAAGATGTATACGATTACGTATTAAATCGTGCTGTTGAATTAACGAAAGAATTAACAGTTGCTAACCCAGCTGTATTAGGTACAAACATGGGTCCTGTTAATGACCAAGCTGCATTCGATAAAGTAATGAGCTATGTTGCAATTGGTAAAGAAGAAGGTAGAATCTTAGCAGGTGGCGAAGGAGACGATTCTAAAGGCTGGTTCATCCAACCAACAATCGTTGCTGACGTTGCAGAAGATGCTCGCTTAATGAAAGAAGAAATCTTCGGGCCAGTAGTAGCATTCTGTAAAGCAAAAGACTTTGATCATGCACTAGCAATTGCAAATAATACAGAATACGGTTTAACAGGTGCTGTTGTTACTAATAACCGTGATCATATTGAAAAAGCACGTGAAGAATTCCATGTGGGTAACTTATACTTTAACCGTGGATGTACGGGTGCAATCGTAGGTTACCAACCATTCGGTGGCTTTAACATGTCTGGTACAGACTCTAAAGCTGGTGGCCCTGACTACTTAGCACTTCACATGCAAGCAAAAACTACTTCTGAAACTTTATAA
- a CDS encoding cysteine hydrolase family protein, translated as MKTALLLVDIQNDYFPHGKMELRNPVEASAYASQLLQLFRKKNESIFHIQHVAIKDDATFFLPNTEGVHIHESVRPLREETVILKHYPNSFRETDLLEQLQRLDIEHVVICGMMTHMCIDATVRAAFDFGFPCTVIHDACATKDLSFKNATIPAVYIHNTILASLNGVYANVMSTEEFLAIKKHSLQ; from the coding sequence ATGAAAACAGCTCTTTTACTCGTTGATATTCAAAATGATTATTTTCCACACGGAAAGATGGAATTGCGGAATCCAGTAGAAGCAAGCGCATATGCTAGTCAGCTACTACAACTCTTTAGAAAGAAAAACGAATCTATTTTTCATATCCAACATGTTGCAATAAAAGATGATGCTACTTTTTTCCTGCCCAATACAGAAGGTGTGCATATTCATGAAAGCGTACGTCCACTTAGAGAAGAAACCGTTATACTCAAACATTACCCAAATAGTTTCCGCGAAACCGATCTTCTAGAACAATTGCAACGTTTAGACATTGAGCACGTCGTCATATGCGGGATGATGACTCACATGTGTATTGATGCTACCGTAAGGGCCGCTTTTGATTTTGGCTTTCCATGTACCGTTATACATGATGCTTGTGCGACAAAAGATCTTTCTTTTAAGAATGCTACGATACCAGCCGTTTATATTCATAACACAATTTTAGCTAGTTTAAATGGCGTATATGCAAATGTAATGAGTACAGAGGAGTTTTTAGCTATAAAAAAACACTCCCTTCAGTGA
- a CDS encoding methionine ABC transporter ATP-binding protein has protein sequence MISFKNVSKVYESGGQSVHAVEDVTLSVEKGEIFGIIGFSGAGKSTLLRLVNMLERPTAGTISIDDKDITSLSTKELRKLRQRIGMIFQSFNLFNSRTVFGNIAYPLRLAKVPKNEIKERVNELLKFVGLEDKANYYPEQLSGGQKQRVGIARALATSPDILICDEATSALDPETTTEILNLLKKVNREYNVTILLITHEMHVVKEICHRVAVMEKGKVIEEGKLFDVFTQPKTKTTQNFVRSIINDHLPESVLGKIQNGGQIYRLTFTGEETGQPVLSYIAKNYNVDVNVLYGNIIELQNVLFGNLLVELQGEQKEIQKALQHLRLQVQLKEVEAHAS, from the coding sequence ATGATTTCTTTTAAGAACGTAAGTAAAGTATATGAATCAGGTGGGCAATCTGTTCATGCGGTGGAGGATGTAACATTATCAGTTGAGAAGGGTGAGATATTCGGCATTATCGGTTTTAGTGGCGCTGGAAAGAGTACGTTATTACGCCTAGTAAATATGTTAGAGAGACCAACGGCAGGAACGATTTCAATAGATGATAAAGATATTACATCACTATCGACGAAAGAATTACGGAAGCTAAGACAAAGAATCGGGATGATTTTTCAAAGTTTTAATTTATTTAATTCAAGAACAGTGTTTGGGAATATTGCTTATCCATTAAGGTTAGCGAAAGTACCAAAGAATGAGATAAAAGAAAGAGTAAATGAACTGCTAAAGTTTGTAGGATTAGAAGATAAAGCAAACTATTATCCAGAGCAACTATCAGGCGGACAAAAGCAGCGTGTTGGTATTGCAAGAGCACTTGCAACATCGCCAGACATTCTTATATGTGATGAGGCAACATCAGCTTTAGATCCAGAAACAACGACAGAAATTTTGAACTTATTAAAGAAAGTAAATCGAGAATACAATGTAACGATTCTTCTTATTACACATGAAATGCATGTTGTGAAAGAAATATGTCACCGTGTAGCTGTAATGGAGAAGGGAAAAGTTATTGAAGAAGGAAAACTGTTTGACGTTTTCACACAACCGAAAACAAAGACGACTCAAAACTTTGTACGTTCTATTATTAATGATCATTTACCGGAAAGTGTTCTAGGTAAAATTCAAAATGGTGGACAGATTTATCGCTTAACATTTACTGGTGAAGAGACAGGGCAGCCAGTACTATCATATATTGCGAAAAATTATAACGTCGATGTAAACGTACTGTATGGAAATATTATTGAACTCCAAAATGTGCTATTTGGAAATCTTCTTGTAGAATTGCAAGGTGAGCAGAAGGAAATTCAAAAAGCATTACAACATCTAAGACTGCAAGTGCAGCTGAAGGAGGTAGAAGCTCATGCGAGTTGA
- a CDS encoding methionine ABC transporter permease, which translates to MRVDWSIFWPRIVDATGDTLLMVIVTLIFATILGIPLGLLLYVTRKGNFLENKWVFSILNIIINTIRPVPFIIFLVALSPLTRSVIGTTIGTAAAIFPMTLVASIGIARMVETNLVSVPKGVIEAAQAMGASPFRIVFEILVPEALAPLILGVTFMTVGLIEFSAVAGLVGGGGLGDLAMTYGYQRFDTSVMFVTVVLLIILVQVAQNLGNYFAKVFLRRS; encoded by the coding sequence ATGCGAGTTGATTGGAGTATATTTTGGCCTCGCATAGTAGATGCGACGGGGGATACCCTCTTAATGGTAATCGTAACCCTTATATTTGCTACAATTCTTGGTATACCTCTAGGTTTACTTTTATATGTAACAAGGAAAGGGAACTTTTTAGAAAATAAATGGGTCTTTTCTATTCTTAATATCATTATTAATACAATTCGTCCGGTTCCATTCATCATCTTCTTAGTAGCTTTAAGTCCACTAACAAGAAGTGTTATCGGAACGACGATTGGAACAGCAGCAGCAATCTTTCCAATGACGTTAGTTGCATCAATCGGTATTGCTAGAATGGTTGAAACAAATCTTGTTTCAGTTCCAAAGGGAGTCATTGAAGCAGCGCAAGCAATGGGTGCTTCACCATTTAGAATTGTTTTTGAAATTCTTGTGCCAGAAGCATTAGCGCCATTGATTTTAGGTGTTACGTTTATGACAGTTGGTCTAATTGAATTTTCAGCAGTTGCTGGGCTTGTCGGTGGCGGTGGTCTTGGTGACTTAGCAATGACATATGGTTATCAACGTTTTGATACATCAGTTATGTTCGTAACGGTCGTTTTACTTATTATTCTCGTACAGGTAGCTCAAAACTTAGGAAACTACTTTGCGAAAGTCTTTTTACGCAGATCATAA
- a CDS encoding MetQ/NlpA family ABC transporter substrate-binding protein has protein sequence MKKILAFALSAIVGVSALSGCSSGDTGAGAKEKVVRVGVTGTDGDAWEILKKKAEKEGIKIKLVEFSDYTTPNKALADGDIELNSFQHVAFLEQFKKEHKLDITAVGTTQIAPMGLYSEKYKKANEIPDGSEIAIPNDPTNQARALKLLDAAGLLKLKKDFGLFGDPSGIAENPKKLKITPVIAQQTPRVLKDVAASVINNGVAGQAGLDPAKDPIFLEDPKNENAKPYINIFAARTKDKDDPTLKKVIELYHSKEVTDAIKKETNDGSISVDLSLEELEKIVK, from the coding sequence ATGAAGAAAATTTTAGCATTTGCATTATCAGCAATTGTAGGGGTTTCAGCATTAAGCGGCTGCTCAAGTGGAGACACGGGGGCAGGAGCGAAAGAAAAAGTAGTTCGCGTCGGTGTAACTGGAACGGATGGAGACGCTTGGGAAATTTTAAAGAAAAAAGCTGAAAAAGAAGGAATTAAAATTAAACTGGTTGAGTTCTCTGATTACACAACGCCAAATAAAGCGTTAGCTGATGGAGATATTGAACTAAACTCATTCCAGCACGTTGCTTTCTTAGAGCAATTTAAAAAAGAGCATAAGTTAGATATTACAGCTGTTGGTACAACGCAAATTGCACCAATGGGCTTATACTCTGAAAAATATAAGAAGGCAAATGAAATTCCAGATGGTTCAGAAATTGCGATTCCAAATGATCCAACGAACCAAGCTCGTGCATTAAAACTTCTTGATGCAGCTGGATTATTAAAGCTTAAGAAAGACTTTGGCTTATTCGGAGATCCAAGCGGCATTGCTGAAAATCCGAAGAAATTAAAAATCACACCGGTTATCGCACAGCAAACACCTCGTGTATTAAAAGACGTTGCAGCTTCAGTTATTAATAACGGTGTTGCTGGTCAAGCTGGATTAGATCCAGCGAAGGATCCAATTTTCTTAGAAGATCCAAAGAATGAAAATGCGAAGCCATATATTAATATTTTCGCAGCTCGTACAAAAGATAAAGATGATCCAACACTGAAAAAAGTAATTGAACTATATCATTCAAAAGAAGTAACAGATGCAATTAAGAAAGAAACAAATGATGGTTCCATTTCAGTAGATCTTTCACTTGAAGAGCTTGAAAAAATTGTGAAATAA
- a CDS encoding DUF3926 domain-containing protein, translating into MHEELLRRVIRTKIKVGMHILEELPPPIQQSAKQILNILQEELAAYPKEQEHPEDNLKSIIIE; encoded by the coding sequence ATGCATGAGGAATTACTACGCAGGGTAATTCGTACAAAAATAAAAGTCGGGATGCATATATTAGAAGAGTTACCTCCCCCAATCCAACAATCAGCTAAGCAAATACTAAATATTTTGCAAGAGGAGCTAGCTGCTTATCCGAAAGAGCAAGAGCATCCTGAAGATAATTTAAAAAGTATTATAATTGAATAA
- a CDS encoding ArsA family ATPase: MMRIILYTGKGGVGKTSISAATALQSAKQGLKTLVMSTDPAHSLGDSFGIKLSSEPLEIRENLWAQEINTIYEMEKGWGKLQKYITLLFTSKAADDITTEELTMFPGMEDLISLLRVLDYYKQNTYDVIIIDCAPTGETLAMLSFPDMLGWWMEKLFPIKRKVLKVVRPVAQPLLGVPLPTDDIMDELTNTLEQLGEMRDILSNREVTSIRIVVNPEKMVIKEAQRSFTYLNLYDYNVDAIMINRVIPNTVTDPYFQAWKDTQKKYKTLIQDSFHPLPIYEAPMFEQEVVGLTMLERVGDSLFKTDHSPTEVKFNGRTQYVKKDGDEYIFVLSIPFSNKSELSLNQKGDELIIRAGSVKRNITLPKTLTHLSIQGAKFEEDVLNIRFGGVVHA; encoded by the coding sequence ATGATGAGAATTATTTTGTATACAGGTAAAGGCGGCGTAGGGAAAACTAGCATTTCAGCAGCAACAGCACTTCAAAGCGCAAAACAAGGATTAAAAACTTTAGTAATGAGTACAGATCCTGCTCATAGTTTAGGAGATTCATTTGGTATAAAGCTATCTTCTGAGCCATTAGAAATCCGTGAAAATTTATGGGCACAAGAAATTAATACAATTTATGAAATGGAAAAAGGATGGGGAAAGTTACAGAAGTATATTACCTTGCTATTCACTTCCAAAGCAGCTGATGATATTACAACAGAAGAATTAACGATGTTTCCTGGTATGGAAGATTTAATTAGCTTACTGCGCGTACTCGATTATTATAAACAAAACACATATGATGTTATCATCATTGATTGCGCTCCAACAGGAGAAACATTAGCAATGCTAAGTTTTCCAGACATGCTCGGCTGGTGGATGGAAAAATTATTTCCTATTAAAAGAAAAGTTTTAAAAGTCGTTCGTCCTGTAGCTCAACCACTCCTTGGTGTCCCTCTTCCAACCGACGATATTATGGACGAATTAACAAATACACTTGAACAGCTCGGAGAAATGAGAGATATTTTATCAAACCGGGAAGTAACAAGTATCCGCATCGTTGTAAATCCTGAAAAAATGGTCATTAAAGAAGCACAGCGCAGCTTTACGTATTTAAATTTGTACGATTATAACGTAGATGCCATTATGATTAATCGCGTCATCCCTAACACTGTCACCGATCCTTATTTTCAAGCATGGAAAGATACGCAAAAGAAATATAAAACATTAATTCAAGATAGTTTTCACCCCCTTCCTATTTACGAAGCTCCAATGTTTGAACAAGAAGTTGTCGGTCTAACTATGTTAGAACGTGTAGGAGATTCTTTATTTAAAACTGACCATTCCCCTACAGAAGTGAAATTTAATGGGCGCACTCAATATGTAAAAAAGGATGGCGATGAGTATATTTTCGTTCTGTCCATTCCCTTCTCAAACAAAAGTGAACTTTCCTTAAATCAAAAAGGTGATGAACTTATTATTCGAGCGGGTTCTGTTAAACGGAATATCACGTTACCAAAAACATTAACACACCTTTCTATTCAAGGAGCAAAATTTGAAGAAGATGTACTAAATATTCGGTTTGGAGGTGTAGTACATGCATGA
- a CDS encoding MarR family winged helix-turn-helix transcriptional regulator — MLQYEHFLDLLLDNAKKFFYPEEWVSLDLTLSKTEVFCLLWMERNTDITMTKIADLLDIPMSTTTGVVNRLVKKGYIERYRDENDRRIVLIRLTENGVMLVHEVKQNAAHYFNLVTEALSEEEKAFLLQIFQKIMNHIATSQQKTEEKVSTPKMKNIPIE; from the coding sequence TTGTTGCAATATGAACATTTTTTAGACTTACTGCTAGATAACGCCAAGAAATTTTTTTATCCTGAAGAATGGGTAAGCCTAGATTTAACACTTTCTAAAACAGAAGTATTTTGTTTACTTTGGATGGAGCGAAATACAGATATTACAATGACAAAAATTGCTGACCTTCTTGATATACCGATGAGTACAACGACAGGTGTTGTAAATCGCCTTGTAAAAAAGGGATATATTGAAAGGTACCGTGATGAAAACGACCGGCGCATTGTATTAATTCGTTTAACAGAAAACGGCGTAATGCTCGTCCACGAAGTAAAACAAAATGCAGCCCATTACTTTAACCTAGTGACAGAAGCATTATCAGAAGAAGAAAAAGCATTCTTACTACAAATCTTCCAAAAAATCATGAATCACATCGCTACGTCACAGCAAAAAACAGAAGAAAAGGTTTCTACACCTAAAATGAAAAACATTCCGATTGAATAA